In the genome of Triticum urartu cultivar G1812 chromosome 5, Tu2.1, whole genome shotgun sequence, one region contains:
- the LOC125508908 gene encoding DNA-binding protein SMUBP-2-like yields the protein MAMKQAKYQFLFSSSATVLHLRRSELKLLSSPSFLSSTSSAPISSLHQGHLRLVPSASPTEQVLLPDDSHSTTPNGTSSNGNRNKGRRRSRRKSKETAKEEKERVPSAEEVSIRIAEAYESGDPLGRKELGRCVMQWLKLGMCSMASTFASTEVQNDGAAFSLDGGSSEGTLEFMILAQPYLAATPMPKGHEALCLKASTHYPTLFDHFQRELREVLLKHQNQGLISDWRSTESWMLLKKSAKSAQHRQGARKPKAPAMHNLLGISLDKTRLMQTKIEDFVKKMSDLLNIERDAELEFTQEELNATPTMDSAAKQPLKPVEYLVSHGQAEQEQCDTVCNLNVISTSTGLGGLRLVLFRVEGTHKLPPSTLSPGDMVCVRTCNSQGEVGTSCVQGFIHNLGEDGCSITVSLKSRPGDPTFSKFSGKSVRIDRIQALADGLTYERNCEALILLQRKGLQKTNACIGVVATLFGDKEDMTMLEQSNLTDWGASAIQDNGLLGKYKYDFDASQSQAIALGLNKKRPVLVIQGPPGTGKTGLLSYLIDCAVRQGERVLVTAPSNAAVDNMVEKLSGTGLNIVRVGNPARISPSVSSRSLGELVKRRLAKFTQEFQRKKSNLRKDLKQCIQDDSLAAGIRQLLKKLGKNFRKKENEIIKEVLSNADVVLSTNIGAADPLIKEIGFFDLVIIDEAGQAIEPSCWIPILRGKRCILAGDQHQLAPVILSREAMQGGLGMSLLERASSLHDELLTTKLTMQYRMHESIANWASNEMYFGLLKSSSSVASRLLVDYPSIQETWITRCALLLLDTRMPYGSLNIDCEEHLDLAGTGSFYNSGEADIVAQHVVNLVLCGVSPTSIAVQSPYIAQVQLLRDRLEEYPEALGVEVSTIDSFQGREADAVVISMVRSNSLGAVGFLGDNRRMNVAITRARRHVALVCDSSTICNNEFLARLLHHIRQHGQVRHVEPGSYGGDYGLGFSPPALPSIN from the exons ATGGCCATGAAGCAGGCTAAATATCA gttcttattttcttcttctgCTACCGTGCTACACCTAAGGAGGAGTGAACTGAAGCTACTTTCATCGCCATCTTTCCTGTCCAGCACTAGTTCTGCTCCTATCTCTTCTTTACATCAAGGTCATCTCCGATTGGTCCCATCTGCAAGCCCTACAGAACAAGTACTATTACCAGATGATTCTCATTCAACAACTCCTAATGGCACCAGCAGTAATGGAAACAgaaacaagggaaggaggagaaGCAGGAGAAAGAGCAAGGAGACAGCAAAAGAAGAAAAGGAACGTGTACCATCTGCAGAAGAAGTGTCCATCAGAATAGCTGAGGCCTATGAAAGTGGTGACCCCCTTGGGCGGAAGGAGCTGGGCCGGTGTGTGATGCAATGGCTAAAGCTGGGCATGTGCTCAATGGCCTCCACATTTGCTTCCACGGAAGTGCAGAATGATGGAGCAGCATTCTCATTGGATGGGGGGTCATCTGAAGGCACCCTGGAGTTTATGATTCTGGCACAGCCTTACCTCGCTGCCACTCCCATGCCCAAGGGACATGAAGCTCTCTGCCTGAAAGCCTCCACCCACTACCCCACCCTCTTTGACCACTTCCAACGTGAACTCCGGGAGGTCTTGTTGAAACACCAGAACCAGGGCCTTATTTCTGATTGGCGCTCCACAGAATCCTGGATGCTTCTGAAAAAATCAGCAAAGTCTGCCCAGCACCGACAAGGTGCCCGCAAACCTAAAGCTCCTGCGATGCACAATCTCCTTGGCATAAGCCTCGACAAGACAAGGCTGATGCAGACCAAAATTGAAGACTTTGTCAAGAAAATGTCAGACCTTCTAAACATCGAGCGCGATGCAGAGCTGGAATTCACCCAGGAAGAGTTGAATGCCACCCCAACAATGGATAGTGCAGCAAAGCAGCCACTCAAGCCAGTCGAGTATTTGGTGAGTCATGGTCAGGCAGAACAAGAGCAGTGTGACACTGTTTGCAATTTGAATGTTATCAGTACCTCAACTG GCTTGGGAGGCCTACGTTTGGTTCTGTTTAGAGTGGAAGGTACCCATAAACTGCCTCCATCAACACTTTCCCCTGGGGACATGGTTTGTGTGAGGACATGCAATAGCCAGGGCGAGGTTGGCACTTCTTGCGTGCAAGGCTTTATACATAATCTTGGTGAGGATGGCTGTAGTATTACTGTTTCTTTGAAATCCCGCCCTGGTGATCCTACCTTCTCCAAGTTTTCTGGAAAAAGTGTGCGGATCGACAGGATACAAGCATTGGCTGATGGACTTACATACGAG CGGAATTGTGAAGCACTGATACTTCTGCAGAGGAAAGGTTTGCAGAAAACAAATGCTTGTATTGGGGTAGTAGCCACTCTGTTTGGGGACAAGGAAGACATGACGATGCTGGAGCAGAGTAACCTGACTGATTGGGGTGCATCAGCAATACAGGACAATGGTTTACTGGGGAAGTATAAGTATGACTTCGATGCCTCGCAGTCACAGGCTATTGCACTAGGGTTGAACAAGAAAAGGCCTGTCCTAGTTATCCAAGGGCCACCTGGTACAGGCAAGACTGGTTTGCTTAGTTATCTCATCGACTGTGCTGTCCGACAGGGTGAGCGTGTTCTTGTAACAGCTCCAAGCAATGCAGCAGTTGATAACATGGTGGAGAAATTGTCAGGTACTGGGCTTAACATTGTCCGAGTTGGAAATCCTGCTAGGATATCCCCGTCCGTTTCATCAAGGTCCTTGGGAGAGCTTGTGAAGAGGAGGCTTGCAAAGTTCACACAAGAGTTTCAGAGGAAAAAATCTAACTTAAGAAAGGACCTAAAGCAGTGTATACAGGACGATTCTTTAGCTGCAGGAATACGGCAACTACTGAAAAAACTTGGGAAGAACTTCAGAAAGAAGGAGAATGAAATAATCAAGGAGGTACTTTCAAATGCTGATGTTGTCCTATCAACTAATATAGGGGCAGCTGATCCGCTTATCAAGGAAATTGGTTTTTTTGACCTCGTCATTATAGATGAAGCTGGACAAGCAATTGAACCCTCATGCTGGATCCCTATACTACGGGGAAAGAGATGCATTCTTGCTGGTGATCAACACCAACTTGCACCTGTAATATTATCAAGGGAGGCTATGCAAGGTGGCCTAGGGATGTCTTTATTGGAGAGGGCTTCATCATTGCACGATGAACTACTGACTACAAAGTTAACAATGCAATACAGAATGCACGAGTCAATAGCCAATTGGGCATCGAACGAGATGTATTTTGGGTTGCTCAAATCTTCATCATCCGTTGCTTCTCGCCTTCTTGTTGATTATCCATCTATCCAG GAAACTTGGATAACTCGGTGTGCCTTGCTTTTACTTGACACCCGAATGCCATATGGAAGCCTAAATATTGACTGCGAGGAGCATTTAGACCTGGCTGGAACAGGCTCATTTTATAACAGCGGCGAGGCAGATATAGTTGCACAACATGTCGTCAATCTTGTACTGTGTG GGGTCTCTCCAACTTCCATTGCTGTTCAGTCGCCTTACATTGCTCAGGTACAACTTTTAAGAGATAGACTAGAAGAATATCCAGAGGCTTTGGGTGTTGAGGTGTCAACCATAGATAGCTTCCAGGGGAGGGAGGCAGATGCGGTGGTCATATCAATG GTTCGGTCAAACTCCTTGGGAGCGGTAGGGTTCCTTGGCGACAACAGGCGCATGAACGTAGCCATTACCAGGGCACGGAGGCATGTCGCACTTGTGTGCGATAGTTCTACGATTTGCAACAATGAGTTCCTGGCCAGGCTCCTTCACCATATCCGTCAGCATGGCCAAGTAAGGCATGTTGAACCTGGTTCCTACGGTGGTGATTATGGCCTTGGCTTCAGCCCACCTGCTTTGCCTTCCATCAATTAG